Proteins from a single region of candidate division TA06 bacterium:
- a CDS encoding response regulator, producing the protein MGHRVLVVDDAIFMRTMISDILKKGDFEVCGEAATGAEAVEQYKKLKPDLVIMDIIMPDMGGIEAVKAIMQSDPNARVLMCSAMGQQALVVEAIQAGARDFVVKPFQPSRVLEAARRVLQIG; encoded by the coding sequence ATGGGGCACAGGGTTTTAGTGGTTGATGACGCCATCTTCATGCGCACCATGATCTCGGACATCCTCAAAAAGGGCGATTTTGAGGTCTGCGGCGAAGCGGCCACCGGGGCCGAGGCGGTGGAACAGTACAAGAAACTCAAGCCCGACCTGGTGATCATGGATATCATCATGCCGGACATGGGCGGCATCGAGGCGGTCAAGGCCATCATGCAGAGCGATCCCAACGCCAGGGTGCTGATGTGCAGCGCCATGGGCCAGCAGGCTTTGGTGGTGGAAGCCATTCAGGCCGGGGCCCGGGATTTCGTGGTCAAGCCCTTCCAGCCCAGCCGGGTGCTGGAAGCCGCCCGCCGGGTGCTGCAGATCGGCTGA
- a CDS encoding nucleotidyltransferase domain-containing protein has protein sequence MEQITIPKDKLSEFCRNYHISKLSLFGSVLGDDFTTKSDVDVLVEFQSDNVPGYLGLAKIVRELSGLFAGRQVDLRTPHDLSRYFRKEVMSQAKVLYAEK, from the coding sequence ATGGAACAAATCACAATACCAAAAGATAAATTATCAGAGTTCTGCCGTAATTACCATATTTCCAAGCTTTCGTTGTTCGGGTCGGTGCTGGGTGATGATTTCACCACGAAAAGCGATGTAGATGTGCTGGTGGAATTCCAGAGCGACAATGTCCCAGGCTATCTGGGCTTGGCCAAAATAGTCCGGGAACTTTCGGGTCTCTTTGCCGGACGCCAGGTGGACTTACGCACCCCGCATGATCTGAGCCGCTATTTCAGAAAAGAGGTAATGAGCCAGGCCAAGGTGTTGTATGCAGAAAAATGA
- a CDS encoding DUF4388 domain-containing protein codes for MAIEGPIKGLSLMDLFQLLAMSRKSGVLTLGWLRSGILV; via the coding sequence ATGGCAATCGAAGGCCCCATAAAAGGACTAAGCCTGATGGACCTGTTCCAGCTGCTGGCCATGTCCCGCAAATCCGGGGTGCTGACCCTGGGCTGGCTAAGATCGGGGATCCTGGTCTAA
- a CDS encoding chemotaxis protein CheC has protein sequence MDVSKLKDIQLDALKEVANIGACHAATALSELTGEKVMVNVPVIRINPIEEVFSLVAKPNEVVASVLIYFLGDMTGRTLLLFPQEAAWHLTDCLMRQPLGTTKKFGELEESALKELSNVLTCAYMNSLGDLLGLVVVPSVPSMAVDMASAVLETVSLEFSSDKDMVVCIETEFRFVEKNTTLYGYFLLLPDPASLEVILKAIHLG, from the coding sequence ATGGACGTCAGCAAACTCAAGGACATTCAGTTGGATGCGCTTAAGGAAGTGGCTAACATCGGGGCCTGCCACGCCGCCACCGCGCTTTCCGAGCTTACCGGCGAAAAAGTGATGGTCAACGTGCCGGTGATCCGGATCAATCCCATCGAAGAGGTCTTCAGCTTAGTGGCCAAACCGAATGAAGTGGTGGCCAGCGTGCTGATCTATTTTCTGGGCGACATGACCGGCCGCACCCTGCTGCTGTTTCCCCAGGAAGCCGCCTGGCACCTCACCGACTGCCTGATGCGCCAGCCTTTAGGTACTACCAAAAAATTCGGAGAGTTGGAAGAGTCCGCCCTCAAGGAACTATCCAATGTTTTGACCTGCGCCTACATGAATTCGCTGGGCGATCTGCTGGGCCTGGTGGTGGTGCCCTCGGTGCCCAGCATGGCGGTGGATATGGCCTCGGCGGTGCTGGAGACGGTGTCGCTGGAATTCTCCAGCGACAAGGATATGGTGGTCTGCATTGAAACCGAATTCAGGTTCGTGGAAAAAAACACCACCCTGTACGGATATTTTCTGCTGCTGCCTGATCCGGCCTCGCTGGAGGTGATCCTGAAGGCCATACATCTAGGGTGA
- a CDS encoding NYN domain-containing protein translates to MTIEPTVKRAIVFVDGQNLFFGVKEAFGCQRPNYDVAKLALRVCELNGWHLHEIRFYTGIPDAADNPRWNAFWVSKLSAMGRHGVIVFSRPLRYRNKTVNLPDGSAHTFLVGQEKGVDIRIALDIVRAVREKNCDVAVVFSQDQDLSEVAEEVRLIAKEQDRWIKIASAYPVSPAAMNKRGVNKTDWIKIDRGLYDTCIDTKDHWPKPV, encoded by the coding sequence ATGACTATTGAACCAACCGTCAAACGGGCCATTGTTTTTGTAGACGGCCAGAATCTCTTCTTTGGGGTCAAGGAGGCCTTTGGCTGCCAGCGTCCCAATTACGACGTGGCCAAGCTGGCGCTCCGGGTCTGCGAACTCAACGGCTGGCATTTGCACGAAATCCGCTTTTATACCGGAATTCCCGATGCAGCCGACAATCCCCGCTGGAACGCCTTCTGGGTTTCCAAATTATCGGCAATGGGCCGTCATGGTGTGATAGTTTTCAGCCGCCCCTTGCGTTACCGCAATAAGACAGTTAACCTGCCCGATGGCAGCGCGCACACCTTCCTGGTCGGCCAGGAGAAGGGAGTGGACATCCGGATCGCATTGGATATCGTCCGCGCCGTACGGGAAAAGAACTGTGATGTGGCGGTGGTGTTCAGCCAGGACCAGGACTTGAGCGAGGTGGCGGAAGAAGTCAGGCTGATTGCCAAAGAACAAGACCGGTGGATCAAGATCGCCAGCGCTTATCCGGTTAGCCCGGCCGCCATGAATAAAAGGGGCGTCAATAAAACCGACTGGATAAAAATTGACCGGGGATTGTACGATACCTGCATTGACACCAAGGACCATTGGCCTAAGCCGGTTTGA
- a CDS encoding chemotaxis protein CheA → MKMDTNKYRDLFVSETREHLVSLNRALLALEKNPGDPALLDEIFRSLHTIKGMAGSIGQDQIAELAHKAEDLLDKLRKRQLKLAQPQVDAIFESIDYLESAVAELAAGRDPQQGLKQRGAELAKKIEALVAAPQSAKAETSSNVYGGNDFSRINPLKTADSFVYKIRVLLEADAALKSARAFLILHTLEQFGKIAYTVPERRDLEAERFDRGFSVLFVTNLHSEKEIKSRIASGEIEDIEIEEVVEETEEQAVERRTVSAFTQLAQERPREVKVSTARLDKLMNLVGELVVWRERLKQLAQMSQNAPIQDSVDQVALITSELQHQVLASRLVAMSEIFDRFPRVVRDAAKVLSKDIDFKLEGRELEMDRSILQMLAEPLVHLLRNAVDHGMETIAQRKALGKRKIGSVTLSVQKVKDQALIVVEDDGRGIDPEKIKKKALEKGWVTPEQASKLSQKQVFDFLARPGFSTAEKVTEVSGRGVGLDVVKSRIEGMGGSFSIESTAGKGSRFLLNVPLSLAIIRTLLVSSKDQVYALPMSQVMETFELKPENVKTLQGKTAIVYRSQAIPVQKLSRALKLESEAGTLAGPTVVLERQDSYAAYIIDRIVGQQEIVVKPLSRFLKYNKTFSGAAISREGQPMLIVDVNNLET, encoded by the coding sequence ATGAAGATGGACACCAACAAGTATCGGGATCTTTTTGTCTCCGAAACCCGGGAGCATCTGGTCAGCCTCAACCGGGCTCTTTTGGCATTGGAGAAAAACCCGGGCGACCCAGCCCTGCTGGACGAGATATTCCGTTCCTTGCATACCATCAAAGGCATGGCCGGATCCATCGGCCAGGACCAGATCGCCGAGCTGGCCCATAAGGCCGAAGATCTTTTGGACAAGCTGCGCAAGCGCCAGCTAAAGCTGGCCCAGCCCCAGGTGGACGCCATCTTTGAATCCATCGACTATCTGGAAAGCGCGGTGGCCGAGCTGGCCGCCGGGCGCGATCCCCAGCAGGGCTTAAAACAACGGGGGGCCGAACTGGCAAAAAAAATAGAAGCGCTGGTGGCCGCTCCCCAAAGCGCAAAAGCTGAAACTTCCTCAAACGTTTACGGAGGCAACGATTTCTCCCGGATAAACCCCCTAAAAACCGCCGATTCCTTCGTCTACAAGATTCGGGTGCTGCTGGAAGCCGACGCGGCCTTAAAATCCGCCCGGGCTTTTTTAATTCTGCACACCCTGGAGCAGTTCGGGAAAATCGCCTATACCGTGCCCGAACGGCGCGACCTGGAAGCCGAGCGCTTTGACCGGGGGTTCTCGGTGTTATTCGTCACCAACCTGCACAGCGAAAAGGAGATCAAGTCGCGCATCGCCTCCGGCGAGATCGAGGACATCGAAATAGAAGAAGTGGTGGAGGAAACCGAGGAGCAAGCGGTAGAGCGCCGCACCGTCAGCGCCTTTACCCAACTGGCCCAGGAACGGCCCCGCGAGGTCAAGGTTTCCACCGCCAGGCTGGACAAGCTGATGAACCTGGTGGGCGAATTAGTGGTCTGGCGGGAACGGCTGAAACAGCTGGCCCAGATGTCCCAAAACGCCCCGATTCAGGACAGCGTGGACCAGGTGGCCCTGATTACCTCCGAACTGCAGCATCAGGTGCTGGCCTCGCGGTTAGTGGCCATGTCCGAGATTTTTGACCGTTTTCCCCGGGTGGTGCGGGACGCCGCCAAGGTGCTGAGCAAGGATATAGATTTCAAGCTGGAAGGCCGGGAACTGGAGATGGACCGTTCAATTCTCCAAATGCTGGCCGAACCATTAGTGCACCTGTTGCGCAACGCGGTGGATCACGGGATGGAGACCATAGCCCAGCGGAAAGCTTTGGGTAAAAGGAAAATCGGATCGGTTACCCTGTCCGTCCAAAAGGTGAAAGACCAGGCTTTGATAGTGGTGGAGGACGACGGCCGGGGGATAGATCCCGAAAAAATAAAAAAGAAGGCCCTGGAAAAAGGCTGGGTTACCCCGGAGCAGGCCTCCAAACTCAGCCAGAAGCAGGTATTCGATTTTTTGGCCCGGCCTGGCTTCTCCACCGCCGAAAAAGTGACCGAGGTCTCGGGGCGCGGGGTGGGGCTGGATGTGGTCAAGAGCCGGATCGAAGGCATGGGAGGAAGCTTTTCCATCGAAAGCACGGCGGGCAAGGGGTCCCGCTTTCTGCTGAATGTGCCCTTAAGCCTGGCCATCATCCGCACTTTGTTGGTTTCTTCCAAAGATCAGGTTTACGCCCTGCCCATGTCCCAGGTGATGGAAACTTTTGAGCTTAAGCCGGAAAACGTAAAAACCCTACAGGGCAAGACGGCTATTGTCTACCGCAGCCAGGCCATCCCGGTGCAAAAACTTTCCCGGGCTTTAAAACTGGAATCGGAAGCAGGGACCTTGGCCGGTCCTACCGTGGTGCTGGAAAGGCAGGATTCTTACGCCGCCTATATCATTGACCGGATAGTGGGCCAGCAGGAAATAGTGGTCAAACCCCTGTCCCGTTTTTTAAAGTATAATAAAACTTTCAGCGGAGCGGCCATCAGCCGGGAAGGCCAGCCGATGCTAATTGTGGACGTGAATAATCTGGAAACCTGA
- a CDS encoding tetratricopeptide repeat protein — translation MRQAEAISWQGLVSLAKGEFEKAEERYNRALGKYLAHKNLTGQVECYNGLGKLMQYLEKNEKAYEYYALGLKICKKNGDKKNECKCLINIVDCYYAIGKKTTEAIKILEELVVYYESLSDIKNIGHTYSRLGSLCIDIEDYQKALKYLKTSEDIADKIGDCATLLNIYCYAGFACFKTRQYEYAKTLFFKCYDLSLKQGLKYMQAVSLLNIGDVYNEMNEISQAREYLDKMRSMNIGIPGLNEEAQRITNELIQKEKEVN, via the coding sequence GTGAGGCAGGCGGAGGCCATAAGCTGGCAGGGTTTGGTAAGCCTGGCCAAGGGAGAGTTTGAAAAAGCTGAAGAGCGTTATAACCGGGCGCTGGGGAAATATCTGGCCCACAAAAACCTTACCGGACAGGTGGAGTGTTATAACGGTCTGGGCAAACTGATGCAGTATCTGGAAAAGAACGAAAAGGCCTATGAATACTATGCTTTAGGCTTGAAGATATGCAAAAAGAACGGGGACAAGAAAAACGAGTGTAAATGTTTAATAAATATAGTTGACTGTTATTATGCAATCGGTAAAAAAACGACGGAAGCAATAAAAATATTGGAAGAGTTAGTTGTATATTACGAAAGTCTATCGGACATTAAAAATATAGGGCATACATATAGTAGGCTGGGTTCTTTGTGCATTGATATAGAAGATTATCAAAAGGCATTGAAATATTTAAAGACGTCCGAAGATATAGCAGATAAAATTGGAGATTGTGCAACATTATTAAATATTTATTGTTACGCTGGATTTGCATGTTTCAAAACTCGCCAGTACGAATACGCCAAAACATTATTTTTTAAATGCTATGATCTATCATTAAAACAAGGTTTGAAATACATGCAGGCAGTATCCCTTTTAAATATCGGCGACGTTTATAATGAAATGAATGAAATCAGCCAAGCCAGGGAATACCTGGATAAAATGAGATCAATGAACATAGGCATTCCCGGTCTTAACGAGGAAGCCCAAAGAATAACAAACGAACTAATTCAAAAAGAAAAGGAGGTGAATTGA
- a CDS encoding purine-binding chemotaxis protein CheW, with protein MTEKIASEEKVIFNLGSEKFALGTEQVKSIEEMQDIIPVPLAPPYVTGLINLRGAIVAVVDLRQRLGLANIENGRDMVILIVEHNGEDVGLIVDRVQSVESSEMQSQPVPEAVTKAKSGRFYQSVLGVKDDKVIVLNLDKILALEEK; from the coding sequence ATGACTGAAAAAATTGCATCGGAAGAAAAGGTAATTTTTAACCTGGGCAGTGAAAAGTTTGCACTTGGCACCGAGCAGGTTAAATCAATTGAAGAGATGCAGGATATCATTCCTGTTCCTCTGGCCCCGCCCTATGTCACCGGTCTGATCAACCTGCGCGGAGCGATAGTGGCCGTGGTCGACCTGCGGCAAAGGCTGGGCCTGGCCAACATCGAGAACGGCCGGGACATGGTGATTCTGATCGTGGAGCATAACGGCGAGGACGTGGGTTTGATAGTGGACCGGGTGCAAAGCGTGGAATCTTCTGAAATGCAGTCCCAGCCGGTGCCGGAGGCCGTAACCAAGGCCAAATCTGGCAGGTTCTACCAGTCTGTTTTGGGGGTCAAGGACGACAAGGTAATAGTTTTAAATTTAGATAAAATTTTAGCATTGGAGGAGAAATAA
- a CDS encoding tetratricopeptide repeat protein — MDSNLQNTAALISPEEQGILRSFRSRLDARDSAAHNNLGVVFHHKGMFIEAIEVLQKAIELDPKNVLARHNLEVVYRKSGYYDREIEQARQNIDRSEDFSSHFRLAEALRNTGQYKSAIEHYRQALKLKSDDFLTHIYLGLTLKHQGEFDQAVKIYRAALKVDPESYVAHTALGEIYYNLGLMEQSINELQEAIKINPDGAEAHFLLGFTYGEKGLLGKAIEESRKAIALNPNYARAQANLGIDYYNQDLLSEIKRHSEDQPQVSPDGFMSHYNLGVSFKRKGFFKQALAEFEQALGVGQESGIVHKELGEVYLLMGQNQPAIKAYKKALEFEPKNQKIYNDIGLACHRLGLSDDAVRWYQGALDLDPGYAISLNNLGIAYFYQNQPEQAVEKIRQAVAARPQFGDAHFNLGLLYAKAGDDEMAMNEYLVVLKLNPQSVLAHNNIGLLHLKKKRYAAAIDELQKAIELDGGFAEAHYNLSFALAATERYQESVAASKRAMELKSYYTGGSFKLGIDFFVENPDLLILEQWQGSGQEKGTTVSADIFGGVLEDASLRAKSTRWEERELQSDLQKLKDLQNQGNNVGAKKQAKAIIEQQPQNPAALKALAEIALDEKQGAEAAVRYEVLLKLFPGQSEYISGLSRSYLIQNLPDKAVRTLEDGLKNSSHPSELQLELGRLYLSLGQHKQAQQSFEKALKDDSGNIHLYLGLGQAFEGQGQPEEAVMAYRQAITLSPKLPFGHYRLGLLFLAAGKPETAAEELKKAVVNNPAHLESHLALGEIYLKQNLLDKAAVEFAVAVRIAPQSFEARLGQASMFARTGKADQAYAVCQELMTSFGDRAELYLLLGKLLAHRGKTRDAVEAWQKAANFTHDQNLRQQAAKAIDAALQWQEVAG; from the coding sequence ATGGATTCCAACCTGCAAAATACCGCCGCGTTGATCAGCCCCGAAGAACAGGGGATCCTGCGCAGTTTCCGGTCCCGGCTGGATGCCAGGGACTCGGCGGCCCATAATAACCTGGGGGTGGTCTTCCATCACAAGGGCATGTTCATCGAGGCCATCGAAGTATTGCAGAAGGCCATCGAGCTGGATCCCAAAAACGTGCTGGCCCGGCATAATCTGGAAGTTGTCTACCGCAAAAGCGGATACTATGACCGGGAGATAGAGCAGGCCAGACAGAACATCGATAGATCCGAAGACTTCTCCTCGCACTTCCGTCTGGCCGAGGCCCTGCGCAATACCGGCCAGTATAAATCGGCCATCGAACATTACCGCCAGGCATTAAAACTGAAATCCGATGATTTCCTGACCCATATTTATCTGGGCCTGACCCTAAAACACCAGGGCGAATTCGACCAGGCGGTCAAAATTTATCGGGCGGCCTTAAAGGTCGATCCCGAATCCTACGTGGCCCACACCGCTTTGGGCGAGATCTATTACAATCTGGGATTGATGGAGCAGTCGATCAACGAATTGCAGGAGGCGATCAAGATAAACCCCGACGGGGCCGAGGCTCACTTCCTGCTGGGATTTACCTACGGCGAAAAGGGCCTGCTGGGAAAGGCCATAGAAGAATCACGAAAGGCCATCGCCTTAAATCCCAATTATGCCCGGGCCCAGGCCAATCTGGGGATCGATTATTACAACCAGGACCTGCTGTCCGAGATCAAACGCCACTCCGAGGACCAGCCCCAGGTATCTCCGGACGGATTCATGAGTCATTACAATCTTGGCGTGAGCTTTAAACGCAAGGGGTTTTTCAAGCAGGCCCTGGCGGAATTTGAGCAGGCGTTGGGGGTGGGCCAGGAATCCGGTATAGTCCACAAGGAACTGGGCGAGGTGTATCTTTTAATGGGCCAGAACCAGCCGGCCATCAAGGCCTACAAGAAAGCCCTGGAGTTCGAGCCCAAAAATCAGAAAATATACAACGATATCGGGCTGGCCTGCCACCGGCTGGGCCTCTCGGACGATGCCGTCCGATGGTATCAGGGGGCATTGGATCTGGACCCCGGTTACGCCATCAGCCTGAACAACCTGGGCATCGCCTATTTTTACCAAAACCAGCCGGAACAGGCGGTGGAGAAGATCCGGCAGGCGGTGGCCGCCAGGCCCCAGTTCGGGGACGCCCATTTCAACCTGGGCCTGTTGTACGCCAAAGCCGGCGATGACGAGATGGCTATGAATGAATATCTGGTGGTCTTAAAACTCAACCCCCAGTCGGTGCTGGCCCACAACAATATCGGCCTGCTGCATCTTAAAAAGAAGAGATACGCCGCGGCCATAGACGAACTTCAGAAGGCCATTGAATTAGACGGGGGGTTTGCCGAGGCCCATTATAATCTGAGTTTCGCCCTGGCTGCCACCGAACGCTACCAGGAGTCGGTGGCAGCATCCAAAAGGGCCATGGAGCTGAAATCTTATTACACCGGCGGCTCCTTTAAGCTGGGGATAGATTTCTTCGTGGAGAACCCCGATCTTTTGATCCTGGAACAATGGCAGGGTTCCGGCCAGGAAAAGGGAACCACCGTCTCGGCCGATATTTTCGGCGGGGTGCTGGAGGACGCTTCCTTAAGGGCCAAATCAACCAGATGGGAGGAGCGGGAGCTTCAGTCCGATCTCCAAAAATTAAAAGATTTGCAAAACCAGGGGAACAACGTCGGAGCCAAGAAACAGGCCAAGGCCATCATCGAACAGCAGCCCCAGAACCCGGCGGCCCTAAAGGCCCTGGCTGAGATCGCCCTGGATGAAAAACAGGGCGCCGAAGCCGCGGTGCGTTACGAAGTGCTGCTCAAACTTTTCCCCGGCCAGTCCGAATATATTTCCGGCTTGAGCCGGTCTTACCTGATTCAAAACCTTCCCGACAAGGCGGTCAGGACACTGGAGGATGGGCTGAAAAATTCATCCCATCCCTCCGAGTTGCAGTTGGAACTGGGTCGGCTCTACTTAAGCCTGGGACAGCATAAACAGGCCCAGCAGAGCTTTGAAAAGGCCTTGAAGGACGATTCGGGCAACATTCACCTTTATCTGGGCCTGGGCCAGGCCTTCGAAGGTCAAGGCCAGCCCGAGGAAGCTGTGATGGCCTACCGCCAGGCCATCACTCTTTCGCCTAAACTGCCTTTCGGCCATTACCGCTTGGGGCTGCTGTTTCTGGCGGCGGGCAAGCCCGAGACCGCGGCCGAGGAGCTTAAAAAAGCGGTGGTCAACAACCCGGCCCATCTGGAATCGCACCTGGCCCTGGGAGAGATCTATCTCAAACAGAACCTTTTGGACAAGGCGGCAGTGGAGTTCGCGGTGGCGGTCAGGATCGCTCCCCAAAGCTTCGAGGCCCGGCTGGGCCAGGCTTCAATGTTCGCCCGCACCGGCAAGGCCGATCAGGCCTACGCCGTCTGCCAGGAACTTATGACCTCCTTTGGCGACCGGGCCGAATTATATCTTTTGCTGGGAAAACTTTTGGCCCACCGGGGCAAAACCCGGGATGCGGTGGAGGCCTGGCAGAAAGCGGCCAATTTCACCCACGACCAGAATTTAAGGCAGCAGGCTGCCAAGGCCATAGACGCGGCCCTGCAGTGGCAGGAAGTGGCGGGATAG
- a CDS encoding DUF86 domain-containing protein translates to MQKNDRIRVQHMLDAAEEIILFTDGKTRDSLNDNRMLLLSVVKNLEIIGEAATKVTEETRRELQEIPWPEITSMRNRLIHGYFDIDVDIVWSTIQIDLGPLRELLKKALA, encoded by the coding sequence ATGCAGAAAAATGACCGGATAAGAGTGCAACATATGCTTGATGCCGCCGAGGAAATTATTCTGTTTACCGATGGCAAAACCAGAGATTCATTAAATGACAACCGGATGCTGTTGCTTTCAGTGGTCAAAAATCTGGAGATAATCGGCGAAGCGGCAACCAAAGTAACGGAAGAAACCCGGCGGGAGCTTCAAGAAATACCCTGGCCCGAAATAACCTCCATGAGGAATCGCCTGATACACGGTTATTTTGACATAGACGTTGACATCGTTTGGTCAACCATTCAAATTGACTTGGGCCCGTTAAGGGAATTGCTGAAAAAAGCGTTGGCCTGA
- a CDS encoding DNA adenine methylase — MTAYRGTLSIPGICVDNEPAKPVNVSSVPQRSIFRYPGGKTWFVPTFRKWFKNVHAKPNVLVEPFAGGGIISLTALFERLVPKVVMVELDEEIAAVWQAIVAGNSKWLLKRILSFDLTRENVIDEITLNTSSIKEKAFQTILKNRTYHGGILADGSGLLKNGENGKGIKSRWYPETLARRLNDISYLTDKIDFRCEDGLKVMKEYAARSDVRYFIDPPYTAGGKKAGNRLYRYCELDHEELFKICESLKGDFLMTYDNAEEVKSLARKHGFQMRLIPMTNTHHATMEELIIGKDLIWLDKLPAVHEPSDSYITSKCQNKSSKKNH; from the coding sequence ATGACAGCATATAGGGGAACACTTTCAATACCTGGCATCTGCGTTGACAATGAGCCGGCAAAACCGGTCAATGTCTCCTCGGTGCCGCAACGCAGCATCTTCCGTTACCCCGGAGGCAAAACGTGGTTTGTGCCTACGTTCAGGAAATGGTTTAAAAATGTGCATGCCAAACCCAATGTTTTAGTTGAACCATTTGCCGGTGGCGGAATCATAAGCCTTACTGCTTTGTTTGAACGTCTGGTGCCCAAAGTGGTAATGGTTGAATTGGACGAAGAAATCGCAGCAGTATGGCAGGCGATTGTTGCTGGCAATTCAAAATGGCTATTAAAGCGCATTCTTTCTTTTGATCTGACCAGAGAGAATGTAATTGATGAAATAACACTTAACACGTCATCAATCAAAGAAAAGGCTTTTCAGACGATCCTAAAAAACCGCACCTATCACGGCGGCATACTGGCTGATGGCTCAGGATTATTGAAAAACGGCGAAAATGGCAAAGGTATAAAATCCCGATGGTATCCTGAAACACTGGCTCGCAGACTTAATGATATAAGCTATTTGACAGATAAGATTGATTTCCGATGTGAAGACGGTTTAAAGGTAATGAAAGAATATGCAGCCCGGAGCGATGTAAGGTATTTCATTGATCCGCCATATACCGCTGGCGGTAAAAAGGCGGGTAATAGGTTGTATAGATATTGCGAATTGGATCACGAAGAATTGTTTAAAATATGCGAGTCATTAAAGGGCGATTTCCTGATGACTTACGACAATGCCGAAGAAGTAAAATCATTGGCACGTAAACACGGTTTCCAAATGCGGCTCATACCCATGACGAACACACACCATGCAACGATGGAAGAACTGATAATCGGTAAAGATTTAATATGGTTGGATAAGCTGCCAGCAGTGCACGAACCTTCTGATAGTTACATTACAAGCAAATGCCAAAATAAATCAAGTAAGAAAAACCATTAG
- a CDS encoding TetR/AcrR family transcriptional regulator, whose translation MEKLPRKERERLAKKQDILKAAREVFAQKGLHVATLDEIAEKAEFAKGTLYGYFQSKDDLFACMLEEELAKFEQCIKQVLNMPLAPADKVEKLVKTMLLAFEQNEDFLRLLSKERPGISNLQVGKKMMKYFKTLTDAVSELIKEGIRKGVFVTVDSRRTAVALFNLVHGSAMSSLLNKKKISDPKEAKFITDLFLNGIKA comes from the coding sequence ATGGAAAAGCTACCGCGCAAGGAACGGGAAAGGCTGGCCAAAAAACAGGATATCCTGAAGGCCGCCCGGGAAGTGTTCGCCCAAAAGGGCCTCCACGTCGCCACATTGGATGAGATCGCCGAGAAGGCCGAGTTCGCCAAAGGCACGCTTTACGGCTATTTCCAGAGCAAGGATGATCTTTTTGCCTGCATGCTGGAGGAAGAACTGGCCAAGTTTGAACAATGCATCAAACAAGTTCTGAATATGCCGCTGGCCCCAGCCGACAAGGTGGAAAAATTAGTCAAGACCATGCTGCTGGCGTTCGAACAGAATGAGGATTTCTTAAGGCTTTTAAGCAAGGAACGTCCGGGGATATCCAATCTGCAGGTGGGGAAAAAGATGATGAAATATTTTAAAACCTTAACTGACGCAGTCTCGGAACTGATCAAAGAGGGAATAAGGAAGGGAGTTTTTGTCACCGTAGATTCCAGACGAACCGCAGTGGCCCTGTTCAATCTGGTCCACGGTTCGGCCATGAGTTCGCTGTTGAACAAGAAAAAGATTAGCGATCCTAAAGAGGCCAAGTTCATCACCGATCTTTTTTTGAACGGGATAAAGGCGTAG